In Paenibacillus phoenicis, one genomic interval encodes:
- a CDS encoding glycosyltransferase: MKDLLRKMRRVLQKHTIYYWLVAFLYWFFNNFLTYFPNHWVRVHYLKFFLRAKISRSAYLGKGQEVTGYHTGVSLRIGNNTIINRNCYLDGRAGLTVGNNVNISFGVSIITLQHDYNDPEFCCSAGAVNIQDYVWIGAKAIVLPGVTIGEGAVVAAGAVVTRDVPPYTVVGGVPAKYISDRNKQLTYTNTFKPLLDTDIADDSNYYRSMNKLHTQKKKSIALITLSPFIPADSGGKLAIANTIIPLANEYDYHLFTFIEEGDKTYENNKEEYDKIFKSVTLINKPKMLHELKKTEKIKFLLKHILYGLPLMDISFYSSEMVKAVKRLSHTNGLDLIEAHNLHCAYLKNFIPKVPMILVNQNIEGDLFPFWEPDTNSRIKRVFWRKIANISRRNTYQIEIENKYKIETKIFLSRDDMNRVNNIETYCELIPIAFDTTQYHKKKRMDAKTHVLWLGGFGWYPNEEGMRWFISEVYPLVKDNDNLVFHIIGAAPFAELLSLHEPEKFEVLGRVDDIAPYLQMSSVLISPILSGSGVRIKILESMSQGLAVVSTSRGAKGLSVEHGKDILITDDRIEFANYLNKLAEDNSLVETLGMNALEYIKNNHSLEHALFMKRRAYKRVTL; the protein is encoded by the coding sequence GTGAAGGACTTGTTAAGAAAGATGAGAAGAGTACTACAAAAACACACGATATATTATTGGTTAGTAGCATTTTTATATTGGTTCTTCAATAATTTCCTGACCTATTTTCCTAATCATTGGGTGCGTGTTCATTATTTAAAATTCTTTCTCAGGGCCAAGATAAGTAGGAGCGCCTATCTAGGAAAGGGACAAGAGGTAACAGGGTATCATACCGGTGTTTCTTTAAGGATTGGAAATAACACAATAATAAATCGGAATTGCTATCTTGATGGACGAGCAGGTTTAACTGTTGGGAACAACGTAAATATCTCATTTGGAGTTAGTATTATAACTTTACAACATGATTATAACGATCCTGAATTTTGCTGTTCAGCAGGTGCGGTTAACATACAGGATTATGTCTGGATAGGGGCTAAAGCGATTGTTTTACCAGGTGTTACGATTGGTGAAGGTGCAGTAGTAGCAGCAGGCGCTGTCGTAACCCGCGATGTTCCCCCATATACGGTAGTAGGTGGAGTTCCAGCTAAATATATCTCCGATAGAAACAAACAATTGACTTATACTAATACATTTAAACCATTACTCGATACTGATATTGCAGATGATAGTAATTACTATAGGAGTATGAATAAGTTGCACACTCAGAAAAAGAAAAGCATAGCCTTAATTACGTTATCTCCTTTTATTCCAGCAGATTCTGGTGGAAAACTTGCAATTGCGAATACAATTATCCCCTTAGCTAATGAGTATGACTATCATTTGTTTACGTTTATAGAAGAGGGAGATAAAACGTATGAGAATAATAAGGAGGAATATGACAAAATATTCAAATCTGTTACTTTAATTAATAAACCCAAAATGCTCCATGAATTAAAAAAAACAGAGAAAATTAAGTTTCTCCTGAAACATATTTTATATGGTCTACCTTTAATGGATATAAGTTTTTATAGCTCCGAAATGGTTAAAGCTGTAAAAAGATTATCTCATACTAATGGACTAGATTTAATTGAGGCACATAATCTTCATTGTGCTTATTTAAAGAATTTTATTCCCAAAGTTCCAATGATACTTGTGAATCAAAATATAGAAGGTGACTTGTTTCCATTCTGGGAACCGGATACTAATTCTAGAATTAAACGTGTGTTTTGGAGAAAAATAGCAAATATTAGCAGGAGAAATACTTATCAAATTGAAATTGAAAATAAATATAAAATTGAAACAAAAATTTTCTTGTCAAGGGATGACATGAATAGAGTTAATAATATAGAGACATATTGTGAATTGATCCCCATTGCATTTGATACCACTCAATATCATAAAAAGAAACGAATGGATGCAAAAACTCATGTTTTATGGTTAGGAGGGTTTGGTTGGTATCCAAATGAAGAGGGAATGCGCTGGTTTATTTCGGAGGTTTATCCTTTAGTAAAAGATAATGACAATTTAGTATTTCATATTATAGGGGCTGCCCCATTCGCAGAGTTATTGAGCCTTCATGAACCTGAGAAATTTGAGGTATTAGGTCGTGTGGATGACATCGCACCATACTTACAAATGTCTAGTGTGCTTATATCTCCAATATTGTCAGGTAGTGGTGTTAGAATTAAAATCCTAGAATCGATGAGCCAAGGTCTTGCTGTTGTCTCGACTTCTAGAGGAGCAAAGGGGTTAAGTGTTGAGCATGGAAAAGATATCCTTATTACGGATGACCGTATAGAGTTTGCTAATTATCTGAATAAACTTGCTGAAGATAATAGTTTAGTAGAAACACTAGGAATGAACGCACTAGAGTATATTAAAAATAATCATAGTTTAGAACATGCCTTGTTTATGAAGCGAAGAGCTTATAAACGAGTAACTTTGTAA
- the gmd gene encoding GDP-mannose 4,6-dehydratase gives MAKNALITGITGQDGSYLAELLLEKGYKVYGLRRRTSTPMMDNIEHIKNEIEFIEGDLLDQGSLVNAIQISNPDEVYNLAAQSFVGTSWDQPSLTGQITGIGVTNLLEAVRSKKPEARFYQASSSEMFGKVVETPQKETTPFYPRSPYGVAKVYGHWITVNYRESYDLYACSGILFNHESPRRGIEFVTRKVTTAVARIKLGLQNELRMGNLDAKRDWGFAGDYVKAMWLMLQQDKPEDFVIATGETHTVQELVEIAFSHVGLNWRDYVVIDPKFVRPAEVDLLLGDCSKAKEKLGWKLEVGFEELVKMMVESDLEKNSKM, from the coding sequence ATGGCTAAAAACGCGCTAATTACGGGAATTACAGGACAAGACGGTTCTTACTTGGCTGAGCTGCTTCTAGAGAAAGGCTATAAAGTATACGGCCTTCGCCGAAGAACCAGCACACCGATGATGGATAACATTGAACATATTAAAAATGAGATTGAATTCATTGAAGGGGATCTGCTGGATCAGGGCTCGCTTGTCAATGCAATTCAGATTTCCAACCCTGATGAGGTTTACAATTTGGCTGCCCAGTCGTTTGTAGGGACTTCTTGGGATCAACCATCTTTAACTGGTCAAATCACGGGGATCGGAGTTACGAATTTGCTGGAAGCAGTTCGTTCCAAGAAGCCGGAAGCCAGATTTTATCAAGCGTCCAGCAGCGAAATGTTTGGTAAAGTGGTAGAAACTCCTCAGAAGGAAACAACACCATTTTATCCGCGTAGTCCTTATGGTGTAGCGAAAGTATACGGTCACTGGATTACGGTGAATTACAGGGAAAGCTACGATTTGTATGCTTGCTCAGGAATCCTGTTCAATCATGAGTCGCCACGACGCGGAATTGAGTTCGTTACTCGCAAGGTCACGACGGCTGTAGCGAGAATAAAATTGGGCTTGCAAAACGAACTTCGTATGGGCAATCTTGACGCGAAACGCGATTGGGGATTTGCTGGTGACTATGTTAAGGCGATGTGGCTGATGCTGCAGCAGGACAAGCCTGAAGATTTTGTAATTGCTACTGGCGAGACGCATACGGTACAGGAATTGGTTGAAATCGCCTTTAGTCATGTAGGGTTGAATTGGAGAGATTATGTTGTTATTGATCCTAAATTTGTCCGTCCTGCAGAAGTAGATCTACTCTTGGGGGATTGTTCTAAAGCCAAGGAAAAATTAGGTTGGAAACTTGAAGTTGGCTTTGAAGAGTTGGTAAAGATGATGGTGGAAAGTGATCTGGAAAAAAATTCTAAAATGTAA
- a CDS encoding phosphocholine cytidylyltransferase family protein, whose amino-acid sequence MKLVILAAGVGSRLGFNLPKAMVEIEPAKTILDFQLDNFFGVIDPKDIIIVVGYKKETIMERYPQLQYLYNPDYSITNTSKSLLIALNQIKDEDVIFINGDIFFTKQIAYKISQCKETTFLVNTEPTADEEIKYRLNEYGKICELSKEVKAPMGESVGVNFISASDVEIVKRELETVQNMDYFEKAFENLVLKSKLEISPVYVNGEFVREIDFLEDLQVVRDYLKENK is encoded by the coding sequence ATGAAACTTGTAATATTAGCTGCTGGTGTTGGGAGTCGATTGGGTTTTAATTTGCCAAAAGCGATGGTTGAAATTGAACCGGCCAAGACTATATTAGATTTTCAGCTAGATAATTTTTTTGGGGTTATAGATCCAAAAGATATTATTATTGTTGTCGGATACAAAAAAGAAACCATCATGGAACGCTATCCACAATTACAGTATTTATACAATCCAGATTATTCAATAACTAATACCTCTAAAAGCTTGCTTATTGCTCTAAATCAAATCAAAGATGAGGATGTTATCTTTATCAATGGAGATATTTTTTTCACAAAACAAATAGCTTATAAAATTAGCCAGTGTAAAGAAACCACATTTTTGGTCAATACTGAGCCTACTGCAGATGAAGAAATTAAATATAGATTGAATGAGTATGGGAAAATTTGCGAGCTTTCAAAAGAAGTGAAAGCACCTATGGGTGAATCAGTAGGAGTGAATTTTATTAGTGCTTCAGACGTTGAAATTGTAAAGAGAGAACTTGAAACTGTTCAAAATATGGATTATTTCGAAAAAGCTTTTGAAAATTTAGTCTTGAAATCAAAATTAGAAATATCCCCAGTATATGTTAATGGTGAATTTGTAAGAGAAATTGATTTTCTTGAAGATTTACAAGTTGTAAGGGATTATTTAAAAGAAAATAAATGA
- a CDS encoding methyltransferase domain-containing protein, with protein MESQQRYAANSFNKVAQMQLMNMISPLATKVLDLGCGDGQTSRMLQELLPNAKVYGLTANKEEAETNSDDQLKIVFGDAHHLPFEDNFFDVVYARHVLEHCIAPYIAIKELNRVLSLGGQVVIAVPENNEWADSYPDHYSVLSKTMWEKLFVQCGFKVKQSLKGSWFAWGAAAELPELRFELEKTSDLATGKDLVHVFTPKVGEQLVDPPQLITQKQLVFVFHNLVTYESLRNVLIELSKREIEFDIIVPTSNNDNNAQRMFEDTARIIKREFPNVRLGVDNLNTHYKIAFYPFLPFFFSVDCDYVVRYQYGIGKASYNFDVWSMNFDYILCQSPYDYKALRNYTQAKLLGNPKFIKEVDRKSQSEKFSILYMPTYGELSSIDDWFDFIKTLSQKYYVRIKLHHMTLYYEPERVTKIKEIFKDEDIFTHEHLLSTLYESTDLVISDTSGAIFDSVQYGVPVAIIKKNQQVYQEEQISLEELLVSEGKVTAIYQDENLDKIESIRANYNEYYEKVLQLKKEIFPIKEKDALENYCSFILNLLNDNVDKTALIINRKKQSYLHQLDKTVVLKTKLLENLEETYELQKQEILSLLNEYKVRVGELSEQVVKLDGQNLNKDTRIMELSKKLNSVLESQTEKDNRIRELSETIVSLQSLQIEKDARIQELSENVIYLKNKLALAEKNNEQEEEQEQINE; from the coding sequence ATGGAGAGTCAACAGAGGTATGCTGCAAATTCGTTTAATAAGGTCGCTCAGATGCAGTTAATGAACATGATAAGTCCTCTTGCTACTAAGGTGTTGGACTTAGGTTGTGGTGACGGTCAGACTTCGCGAATGCTTCAAGAGTTGTTACCAAATGCAAAAGTATATGGTCTTACAGCCAATAAGGAAGAAGCGGAAACTAACAGTGATGACCAATTAAAAATAGTTTTTGGTGATGCACATCATCTTCCTTTTGAAGATAATTTTTTTGACGTGGTCTACGCTAGACATGTATTGGAACACTGTATTGCTCCGTATATAGCAATAAAGGAACTAAATAGGGTACTCAGTTTGGGAGGGCAGGTTGTCATTGCTGTCCCAGAAAATAATGAGTGGGCAGATAGTTATCCTGATCATTATTCAGTACTTAGTAAGACCATGTGGGAAAAGTTATTTGTTCAATGTGGGTTTAAAGTAAAACAATCACTTAAAGGAAGCTGGTTTGCATGGGGAGCTGCAGCTGAACTTCCAGAATTACGTTTTGAACTTGAGAAGACATCCGATTTAGCAACAGGTAAAGATTTAGTTCATGTGTTTACTCCGAAAGTTGGAGAACAACTAGTAGATCCTCCCCAATTGATTACACAAAAACAACTCGTATTTGTATTTCATAACTTAGTGACATATGAATCGTTAAGGAACGTTCTTATTGAATTAAGTAAGAGAGAGATAGAGTTTGATATTATAGTACCAACATCAAATAATGATAATAACGCACAACGGATGTTTGAAGACACTGCAAGAATTATAAAAAGGGAATTTCCTAATGTCAGATTAGGTGTTGATAATTTAAACACCCATTATAAAATTGCTTTTTATCCATTTTTACCTTTTTTCTTTTCGGTAGATTGCGATTATGTTGTCCGTTATCAATATGGTATTGGAAAAGCTTCGTATAATTTTGATGTATGGAGTATGAATTTTGATTATATTTTATGTCAATCTCCGTACGATTATAAGGCTCTGCGTAATTATACTCAGGCAAAGTTGCTAGGAAACCCTAAATTTATTAAAGAAGTGGATAGAAAATCACAATCGGAGAAATTTTCGATACTCTATATGCCTACATATGGAGAATTGAGTTCTATAGATGATTGGTTTGATTTTATTAAGACATTATCGCAAAAATATTACGTACGTATAAAACTACATCATATGACTTTATATTACGAACCAGAGCGAGTTACTAAGATAAAGGAGATCTTCAAGGATGAGGATATCTTTACTCATGAACATTTATTAAGTACTCTATATGAATCAACAGATTTGGTAATTTCGGATACATCTGGGGCGATTTTTGATTCTGTGCAGTACGGGGTTCCTGTAGCAATAATAAAAAAGAATCAGCAGGTATACCAAGAGGAACAAATATCATTAGAAGAATTATTAGTTTCCGAAGGGAAAGTAACTGCTATTTATCAAGACGAAAATTTAGACAAAATTGAATCAATCCGTGCAAATTATAATGAGTATTACGAAAAAGTGTTACAACTTAAAAAAGAAATTTTTCCAATAAAAGAGAAGGATGCATTGGAAAACTACTGTTCTTTTATTCTTAATTTATTAAATGATAATGTTGATAAAACTGCTTTAATAATAAACCGCAAAAAGCAGTCGTATCTACATCAACTAGATAAGACAGTCGTTCTTAAGACAAAATTGTTAGAAAATCTAGAAGAAACTTATGAGTTGCAAAAACAAGAAATTTTGTCGTTATTAAATGAATATAAGGTACGCGTTGGAGAACTTAGCGAACAAGTAGTCAAATTAGATGGCCAAAACCTTAATAAAGATACGCGGATTATGGAGTTGAGTAAAAAGCTCAACTCAGTTCTTGAGTCCCAAACAGAAAAAGATAATCGTATAAGAGAACTCAGTGAAACTATAGTTTCATTACAGAGTCTTCAGATAGAAAAGGATGCTCGGATTCAGGAACTCAGCGAAAATGTTATTTATTTAAAAAACAAATTAGCTTTAGCTGAAAAAAATAACGAACAGGAAGAGGAACAGGAACAGATTAATGAATGA
- a CDS encoding ABC transporter permease — MLIKFIKDIYYQRRILWSMSKSDFKSKYLGSVLGVIWGFITPLITILIYWFVFEFGLKAGERPDKVPFVLWMVSGMVPWLFFSEVISGASNSLMEYSYIVKKIVFNLKLIPLIKIISSSIVHVLFVILNMILVFSYGYWPTAHWIQLLVIIPYCYITVMAISYFNAAVIPFFRDFPQIISIALQFLFWLTPIIWDMAIVPTKLKWIFLINPLYYIVEGYRSAFVYQQNFLNNNIMFWVMFVCMSLLLVLSIKIYDRFEGSYADVL; from the coding sequence ATGCTGATTAAATTTATTAAGGATATCTATTACCAAAGAAGAATTCTTTGGAGTATGTCTAAAAGTGATTTTAAGTCAAAATACCTTGGTTCTGTACTTGGGGTTATATGGGGATTCATTACTCCTTTAATAACTATTTTGATTTATTGGTTTGTTTTTGAATTTGGGCTAAAGGCGGGAGAACGCCCAGATAAAGTACCATTTGTATTATGGATGGTGTCAGGGATGGTTCCGTGGTTGTTCTTTTCTGAAGTTATATCCGGAGCAAGTAATTCTCTGATGGAATATAGCTATATAGTTAAAAAAATTGTTTTTAATCTTAAATTGATTCCACTAATTAAGATTATTTCCAGCTCAATTGTACATGTGCTGTTTGTTATTTTGAATATGATACTTGTATTTTCATATGGTTATTGGCCAACTGCACATTGGATTCAGCTTCTAGTTATAATACCCTATTGTTATATAACGGTAATGGCGATTTCTTATTTTAATGCGGCGGTAATTCCGTTTTTTAGAGACTTTCCGCAGATTATATCAATTGCACTTCAATTTTTGTTTTGGCTAACCCCGATAATATGGGATATGGCTATAGTACCAACAAAGCTAAAATGGATATTTTTGATTAACCCTCTCTATTATATCGTTGAGGGTTATAGATCTGCTTTTGTTTATCAACAGAATTTTCTGAATAACAATATAATGTTTTGGGTTATGTTTGTTTGTATGTCTCTTCTTCTAGTTCTATCAATAAAGATCTATGATCGATTCGAAGGATCATACGCAGATGTTCTGTAA
- a CDS encoding ABC transporter ATP-binding protein has product MLNDNLEKVQLNNFEDKEVLISLKNVSKEYKLYAKPNDRFKELFTYKKYHNLKKALNNISIDIRRREAVGIIGSNGAGKSTLLKLLTGIIKPTEGSISISGRVSAILELGAGFNPERSGLENIRYNCMLMGLSEREIRSRIDSICDFADIGEYIYQPVKMYSSGMIARLAFATAVSVDPDILIVDEALSVGDAYFQAKSIAKMKELMKDKTVIFVSHTMDVIRSFCKRAIYIKDGSVYMDGDVRTVTQQYETDNNKRLAVLNKSMSLDSLVNKKADIDATSQVTDNHLELFDREFDQRVKDFRAGTGEVRFIRADLYVDGKLSNTVPFGSVVSLKIYFQCIEDINEGGTVGYTIRNRNGVDVFGFNSYNKIELLPKMKAGQIMAANVTFRNVLAPGEGYVVGLGLKSKLHHSTFMDSIYSAIIFDVPTLPDQNWVPGLIYVEQSFDLELVGGDK; this is encoded by the coding sequence ATGTTAAATGATAATCTCGAAAAAGTTCAACTTAATAACTTTGAAGATAAAGAAGTACTTATTTCTTTAAAAAATGTTAGTAAAGAATATAAATTGTATGCAAAACCAAATGATCGTTTTAAGGAACTTTTTACTTATAAGAAATATCACAATCTAAAAAAAGCATTAAATAACATTTCAATTGATATTAGAAGAAGAGAAGCTGTTGGTATTATTGGTTCTAATGGGGCAGGAAAATCTACCTTGTTAAAACTTTTAACAGGAATTATTAAACCAACTGAAGGCAGTATTTCAATTTCTGGTCGTGTTTCTGCAATCCTGGAACTCGGAGCTGGATTTAATCCTGAACGAAGTGGACTTGAAAATATCAGATATAATTGTATGTTAATGGGTTTGAGTGAGAGAGAAATTCGATCGCGCATAGACTCGATATGCGATTTCGCCGATATTGGGGAATATATTTATCAGCCAGTAAAAATGTATTCAAGTGGCATGATAGCTCGTCTTGCGTTTGCAACAGCAGTTAGCGTTGATCCCGACATTTTAATAGTTGACGAAGCACTTTCAGTAGGAGATGCGTACTTTCAAGCAAAGTCGATTGCAAAAATGAAGGAACTAATGAAGGATAAAACCGTTATTTTCGTTTCTCACACAATGGATGTTATTCGTAGTTTCTGTAAACGTGCAATTTACATTAAAGATGGCAGTGTATATATGGATGGCGATGTTAGGACTGTTACCCAGCAATATGAGACCGATAATAATAAACGTCTCGCTGTCTTAAATAAATCTATGTCCTTGGATTCGTTAGTTAACAAAAAAGCAGATATAGATGCTACTAGTCAAGTTACTGATAACCATTTGGAGTTATTTGATAGGGAATTCGATCAAAGAGTAAAAGATTTTCGTGCTGGAACTGGAGAAGTTAGATTTATTCGAGCTGATTTGTATGTGGATGGAAAATTGAGTAATACAGTACCTTTTGGATCCGTGGTATCGTTAAAAATTTATTTTCAATGCATTGAAGATATTAATGAAGGTGGAACTGTGGGATATACCATTCGAAATAGAAATGGCGTAGATGTTTTTGGCTTTAATTCTTATAATAAAATAGAATTGCTTCCAAAAATGAAAGCTGGTCAAATAATGGCTGCTAATGTTACCTTCCGCAATGTACTTGCACCAGGCGAGGGTTATGTTGTTGGATTGGGCCTTAAATCAAAGCTTCATCACTCTACATTCATGGATAGTATCTATTCGGCAATTATTTTTGATGTACCAACTTTACCTGATCAGAATTGGGTACCCGGGCTAATATATGTAGAGCAAAGTTTTGATTTAGAGTTAGTTGGTGGTGATAAATGA
- a CDS encoding glycosyltransferase family 4 protein, whose protein sequence is MISKLNRPIRIFVSDIQPIIPAISGGRLRLAGIWGNIPDGFEMNYVGTFDDKTHRKKTKKLLSKNATEILVPCSEEHFYHLSLLNAYFPGLTLFDVAFHRFAHFSKEYTATSIEYLKEADIIVFSHPWSYPLLKRFIDRDKQYVVYDAQNVESYLRKETLLKIQYREKGLELLQEIIQLEIDLVSNADLILACSQRDFEQFNMLYGANQSKIILAPNGVKIPNSNCSTALKRKFKKKWKLKRPHTVVFSGSNFEPNIKALQFINKIANNCQEIDFIITGDINNAILPEEKCDNVHLVGLLSQKKLDELLQMADAGLNPMESGSGSNVKIFTYMAASLPVITTPIGARGVDVAVEGIFEGNEVMVISSLEEFEDKLKLLLPDIERRQRIGENARKMVMLNYNWKEISKKVCQAMKLHFQL, encoded by the coding sequence ATGATAAGTAAACTTAACCGGCCTATTAGAATATTTGTATCAGATATACAACCGATAATACCTGCAATCTCTGGTGGAAGGTTAAGACTTGCAGGTATTTGGGGGAACATACCAGATGGCTTTGAGATGAACTACGTTGGTACATTTGATGATAAAACACATCGGAAGAAAACCAAAAAACTCCTGAGTAAGAATGCAACGGAAATATTAGTGCCATGTAGCGAAGAACACTTTTATCATTTATCACTATTGAATGCGTATTTTCCAGGGTTAACGTTATTTGATGTTGCTTTCCATAGATTCGCACATTTTTCAAAAGAATATACTGCTACATCAATAGAGTATTTAAAAGAGGCAGATATTATTGTTTTTTCTCATCCTTGGAGTTACCCTTTACTAAAAAGATTTATCGATAGGGATAAGCAATATGTAGTATATGATGCTCAAAATGTTGAATCCTATCTTCGCAAAGAAACGCTCCTGAAAATTCAATATAGGGAAAAAGGATTAGAGTTACTTCAAGAAATAATTCAATTAGAAATTGACTTAGTTAGCAATGCAGATTTAATTTTAGCTTGTTCACAAAGAGACTTTGAACAATTTAATATGTTATACGGTGCAAATCAAAGCAAAATAATACTCGCACCGAATGGGGTTAAAATACCTAATTCAAATTGCAGTACTGCTTTAAAGAGAAAGTTCAAAAAGAAGTGGAAATTAAAAAGACCACATACTGTTGTCTTTTCGGGAAGTAACTTTGAACCGAATATAAAGGCTCTTCAATTTATAAATAAAATAGCTAATAATTGTCAAGAAATAGATTTTATTATTACAGGCGATATCAATAACGCTATATTGCCCGAAGAAAAATGTGATAATGTGCATTTAGTAGGGTTATTAAGTCAGAAGAAATTAGACGAACTTCTTCAAATGGCTGATGCAGGACTAAATCCAATGGAGTCAGGTTCAGGTAGCAATGTCAAGATTTTCACGTACATGGCAGCGAGTCTTCCAGTGATTACTACCCCAATAGGTGCTCGGGGTGTTGATGTAGCGGTAGAGGGGATCTTCGAAGGTAATGAAGTTATGGTAATATCGAGCCTCGAAGAATTCGAAGATAAACTAAAACTATTGCTACCGGATATTGAACGTCGACAAAGAATCGGGGAGAACGCACGGAAGATGGTGATGTTGAATTATAATTGGAAGGAGATTTCCAAGAAGGTATGTCAAGCCATGAAATTACATTTTCAGTTATAG
- a CDS encoding glycosyltransferase, whose product MFTRSKMKSIVKRMLYRFIKEETPIKVAIEDNYYNPYDGLQYLKDIKVTVIDKDYAIAPSQPFTLITPVKNEAQDILLFLNSIENQTLLPSEVIIVDGGSIDGTPSIIREFAKTSKAKIRVIKIQSTSISQQRNIAINEAKNEIIVMADAGNVLDKNYCKNMVGAMVEFPDAELVGALFYALHDDYAEHFIYGWDGFEGWNEYLPAAKTMAVRRSIFLSMGGFPEFLKFTGEDALFDLYYRNISTHWVFNKAAYVYWDIPRTWEDCLKKFYSYGVGYGESHMGDAVFYLRQAKMRNGIYSPEVVPITEHMFSGYLFGREKRAEIEFNIRKVDSVTIILSKNQLQFSKLAWEKVKQLINNNNKVIYISSLRQFPQMKHIDFDFTLLELYDLNCGFSIEDILRRYGRYIHKMRVEVLENDESLNSIAEIIKVWRQKHEESK is encoded by the coding sequence ATGTTTACTAGAAGTAAAATGAAAAGCATAGTTAAGCGGATGCTATATCGTTTTATTAAAGAGGAGACCCCAATTAAGGTAGCAATTGAGGATAATTACTACAATCCTTATGATGGTTTACAATATTTAAAAGACATCAAAGTAACAGTTATTGATAAAGATTACGCGATAGCTCCGTCCCAACCATTTACTTTGATTACTCCAGTAAAAAATGAAGCCCAGGACATTCTTTTATTTCTAAACAGTATTGAAAATCAAACATTGTTACCATCCGAAGTAATAATTGTAGATGGAGGGTCTATTGATGGTACACCTTCCATAATACGTGAATTTGCTAAAACAAGTAAAGCGAAAATTCGAGTAATTAAAATACAAAGTACAAGTATCTCACAACAGCGTAATATAGCAATTAATGAAGCCAAAAACGAAATTATTGTCATGGCTGATGCAGGGAATGTGCTTGATAAAAACTACTGTAAAAATATGGTGGGCGCAATGGTTGAGTTTCCAGATGCAGAGCTTGTTGGAGCATTATTTTATGCTCTACATGATGACTATGCGGAACACTTTATATATGGTTGGGATGGGTTTGAGGGATGGAATGAATACTTGCCAGCTGCAAAAACAATGGCAGTACGAAGATCTATCTTTTTATCAATGGGGGGGTTCCCAGAGTTTTTAAAATTTACTGGAGAAGACGCTCTCTTTGATCTTTACTATAGAAATATCAGTACCCATTGGGTTTTTAATAAGGCAGCGTATGTTTATTGGGATATTCCAAGGACTTGGGAGGATTGTCTCAAAAAGTTTTACTCATATGGTGTAGGATATGGTGAAAGTCATATGGGAGATGCTGTTTTTTACTTGCGCCAAGCTAAAATGAGAAATGGGATTTATTCTCCTGAGGTTGTCCCTATTACTGAACATATGTTTTCAGGCTATTTATTCGGTAGAGAGAAAAGAGCTGAAATAGAATTCAACATAAGAAAAGTAGATAGTGTAACAATAATCTTGTCGAAGAATCAATTACAATTTAGTAAATTAGCATGGGAGAAGGTTAAGCAACTCATAAATAATAATAACAAAGTAATATATATATCTTCACTTCGACAATTTCCGCAAATGAAACATATTGATTTTGACTTCACTTTACTTGAACTTTATGATCTTAACTGTGGGTTTAGTATAGAAGATATATTGAGACGATATGGACGATACATTCACAAAATGAGGGTTGAAGTTCTTGAAAATGATGAAAGTCTGAACTCCATAGCTGAAATTATAAAAGTTTGGAGGCAGAAACATGAAGAATCAAAGTGA